From Pseudomonas sp. LS1212, the proteins below share one genomic window:
- the rlmB gene encoding 23S rRNA (guanosine(2251)-2'-O)-methyltransferase RlmB, producing MSQLEKIYGVHAVEALLRHHPKRVKQIWLSEGRSDPRVQVIVELAGQNRVSVGQAERREMDAWVEGVHQGVVAEVSPSQVWGEAMLEELLDRTEGAPLILVLDGVTDPHNLGACLRTADAAGALAVVVPKDKSATLTPAVRKVACGAAEVIPLVAVTNLARTLEKLQQRGLWVVGTAGEAEQELYEQDMTGPTILIMGAEGKGMRRLTREHCDYLVRLPMAGSVSSLNVSVATGVCLFEAVRQRNAKAAKKA from the coding sequence ATGAGTCAGTTGGAAAAGATCTACGGCGTACACGCCGTAGAAGCCCTGTTGCGTCATCACCCCAAGCGGGTCAAGCAGATCTGGTTGTCGGAAGGTCGCAGCGATCCGCGCGTGCAAGTCATCGTCGAGCTGGCCGGCCAGAACCGTGTTTCCGTTGGTCAGGCCGAGCGTCGCGAGATGGATGCCTGGGTCGAGGGCGTGCACCAGGGCGTGGTTGCCGAAGTCAGCCCGAGCCAGGTCTGGGGCGAGGCGATGCTCGAAGAGCTGCTGGACCGCACTGAAGGCGCGCCGTTGATTCTGGTGCTCGATGGCGTCACCGACCCGCATAACCTCGGCGCTTGCCTGCGCACTGCCGATGCTGCCGGTGCGCTGGCAGTGGTGGTGCCCAAGGACAAGTCGGCAACCCTGACCCCGGCCGTGCGTAAAGTGGCCTGCGGGGCTGCCGAAGTGATCCCGCTGGTGGCGGTGACCAACCTTGCGCGCACGCTGGAAAAGCTCCAGCAGCGCGGGCTGTGGGTTGTCGGTACGGCAGGTGAAGCCGAGCAGGAACTGTATGAGCAAGACATGACCGGGCCGACCATCCTCATCATGGGCGCCGAAGGCAAGGGCATGCGTCGCCTGACGCGTGAGCATTGCGACTATCTGGTGCGCCTGCCGATGGCCGGGAGTGTCAGTAGCCTGAACGTGTCCGTCGCAACGGGTGTTTGCCTGTTCGAGGCGGTGCGCCAGCGTAATGCCAAGGCGGCGAAGAAGGCCTGA
- the rpsF gene encoding 30S ribosomal protein S6, which produces MRHYEIIFLVHPDQSEQVGGMVERYTKLIEEDGGKIHRLEDWGRRQLAYAINNVHKAHYVMLNVECTGKALAELEDNFRYNDAVIRNLVIRRDEAVTGQSEMLKAEENRSERRERRDRPEHSDSADGDDSDTSDASDNADE; this is translated from the coding sequence ATGCGTCATTACGAAATCATCTTTCTGGTCCACCCTGACCAGAGCGAGCAAGTCGGCGGCATGGTTGAGCGTTACACCAAGCTGATCGAAGAAGACGGCGGCAAAATCCACCGTCTGGAAGACTGGGGCCGTCGTCAACTGGCCTACGCAATCAACAATGTTCACAAGGCTCACTACGTGATGCTGAACGTTGAGTGCACTGGCAAGGCCCTGGCCGAGCTGGAAGACAACTTCCGTTACAACGATGCCGTGATCCGTAACCTGGTCATCCGTCGCGACGAAGCCGTTACCGGCCAGTCCGAGATGCTCAAGGCTGAAGAAAACCGCAGTGAGCGCCGTGAGCGTCGCGACCGTCCTGAGCACTCTGACAGCGCCGATGGCGATGACAGCGATACCAGCGACGCCAGCGATAACGCTGACGAGTAA
- the rpsR gene encoding 30S ribosomal protein S18 produces the protein MARFFRRRKFCRFTAEDVKEIDYKDLNTLKAYVSETGKIVPSRITGTKARYQRQLATAIKRARFLALLAYTDSHGR, from the coding sequence ATGGCACGTTTCTTCCGTCGTCGTAAATTCTGCCGCTTCACCGCTGAAGACGTGAAGGAGATCGATTACAAAGATCTCAACACCCTGAAAGCTTACGTATCCGAAACCGGCAAAATCGTTCCAAGCCGTATCACCGGTACCAAAGCTCGTTATCAGCGTCAGCTGGCTACCGCTATCAAGCGCGCCCGCTTCCTGGCCCTGCTGGCCTACACCGACAGCCACGGCCGCTGA
- the rplI gene encoding 50S ribosomal protein L9: MQLILLEKVANLGNLGDKVNVKAGYGRNYLLPYGKATAATAANLAAFEERRAELEKIAADKKASAETRAAQLAELEVTITATAGDEGKLFGSIGTHDIADALTASGVEVAKSEVRLPNGTIRNVGEFDVAVHLHAEVEATVRVVVVAA, encoded by the coding sequence ATGCAACTGATCCTTCTGGAAAAAGTCGCCAACCTGGGCAACCTGGGCGACAAAGTAAACGTTAAGGCCGGTTACGGTCGTAACTACCTGCTGCCGTACGGTAAAGCTACCGCTGCGACCGCTGCCAACCTGGCTGCGTTCGAAGAGCGTCGTGCGGAGCTGGAAAAAATCGCAGCAGACAAAAAAGCTTCTGCCGAAACTCGCGCTGCCCAACTGGCTGAGCTGGAAGTGACTATCACTGCCACCGCTGGTGACGAAGGCAAGCTGTTCGGTTCGATCGGCACCCACGACATCGCTGACGCACTGACCGCCTCCGGCGTTGAAGTGGCCAAGTCTGAAGTTCGTCTGCCGAACGGCACCATCCGTAACGTTGGCGAATTCGACGTAGCCGTGCACCTGCACGCTGAAGTCGAAGCAACCGTACGCGTTGTTGTGGTGGCTGCTTAA
- the dnaB gene encoding replicative DNA helicase, with product MNDISAPEQYDLQTAALKVPPHSIEAEQAVLGGLMLDNNAWERVLDQVSDGDFYRHDHRLIFRAIVKLADQNTPFDVVTLHEQLDKEGQSSQIGGLGYLGELAKNTPSVANIKAYAQIVRERATLRQLISISSEIADSAFNPQGRNAAEILDEAERQIFQIAEARPKTGGPVSVNDLLTKAIDRIDTLFNTDNAITGLSTGYTDLDEKTSGLQPADLIIVAGRPSMGKTTFAMNLVENAVLRSEKAVLVYSLEMPGDSLIMRMLSSLGRIDQTKVRSGRLDDDDWPRLTSAVNLLNDRKLFIDDTAGISPSEMRARTRRLVREHGEIGLIMIDYLQLMQIPGSSGDNRTNEISEISRSLKALAKEFNCPVVALSQLNRSLEQRPNKRPVNSDLRESGAIEQDADVIMFVYRDEVYHPETEHKGIAEIIIGKQRNGPIGFIRLAFIGKYTRFENLAPGSYNFDDDE from the coding sequence ATGAACGATATTTCCGCTCCCGAGCAATACGATCTGCAAACCGCTGCCCTCAAGGTGCCACCGCATTCCATCGAGGCCGAACAGGCTGTGCTCGGTGGCTTGATGCTGGACAACAACGCCTGGGAGCGTGTGCTCGATCAAGTTTCCGACGGCGATTTCTACCGGCATGACCACCGCCTGATTTTCCGTGCGATCGTTAAACTGGCCGATCAAAACACCCCGTTCGACGTGGTGACGCTGCACGAGCAACTGGACAAGGAAGGGCAAAGCTCCCAGATCGGCGGCCTCGGCTATCTGGGTGAGCTGGCCAAGAACACCCCGTCGGTTGCCAACATCAAGGCCTATGCACAGATCGTTCGCGAGCGGGCGACCCTTCGGCAACTGATCAGCATCAGCAGCGAGATCGCCGACAGCGCCTTCAACCCACAGGGGCGCAACGCTGCCGAGATCCTCGACGAAGCCGAACGGCAGATCTTCCAGATCGCCGAGGCCCGGCCGAAAACCGGCGGCCCGGTGAGCGTGAACGACCTGCTGACCAAGGCCATCGACCGCATCGATACCCTGTTCAATACAGACAACGCCATTACCGGCCTGTCTACCGGTTATACCGACCTGGATGAGAAGACCAGCGGCCTGCAGCCTGCCGACCTGATCATCGTCGCTGGTCGACCGTCGATGGGTAAAACCACCTTCGCCATGAACCTGGTGGAAAACGCGGTACTGCGCAGCGAGAAGGCCGTGTTGGTCTACTCCCTCGAGATGCCAGGCGATTCGCTGATCATGCGTATGCTGTCCTCGCTCGGACGGATTGACCAGACCAAGGTCCGTTCCGGTCGCCTGGACGACGATGATTGGCCGCGCCTGACCTCGGCGGTCAACCTGCTCAACGACCGCAAACTGTTCATCGACGATACTGCCGGCATCAGCCCGTCGGAGATGCGCGCGCGTACCCGGCGCCTGGTCCGTGAGCACGGCGAGATCGGCTTGATCATGATCGACTACCTGCAATTGATGCAGATCCCCGGCTCCAGCGGCGACAACCGGACCAACGAGATTTCCGAGATCTCGCGTTCCCTCAAGGCCCTGGCCAAGGAATTCAACTGCCCGGTAGTGGCCCTGTCGCAGCTCAACCGTTCCCTGGAACAGCGCCCGAACAAGCGCCCGGTGAACTCCGACTTGCGTGAATCGGGTGCGATCGAGCAGGATGCCGACGTAATCATGTTCGTTTACCGCGACGAGGTTTATCACCCGGAAACCGAGCACAAGGGCATTGCCGAGATCATCATCGGCAAGCAGCGGAACGGCCCGATCGGTTTCATTCGCCTGGCCTTTATCGGCAAATACACCCGATTCGAGAACCTGGCGCCGGGCAGCTACAACTTCGACGACGATGAGTAA
- a CDS encoding dermonecrotic toxin domain-containing protein, which produces MNTSVSTSPTQPDTPQEMLISSDTWSDYQALGFIKQQLTELLADLEPAQQQRYLALAREGPRRQKILSDTLAQFRRNFESQLLQDLTNALRNKANKTIDPRLTYLHTRTLTQQRRSKRAASGEQIESIRSQTLWDAAVQNFAFNIAHGTGSGLDFTRASYINSDPDGRRNTAEVLAVEDFVAVVRELDPGTRLQTKLQTELPRLLSSEVTAYQQALLEFALLEAYRTTSETGIDQQQLAMLERAVNLPGALQWKLHSLKLGRSFADALVRTSEAITPVKLFSEHLQALRQKLSRQSRSTESDSLPLPFFVIQRSAWVFSYFPDRPGGAWRRHLSHTEAVDSFRDQLREAVQTRDMAWLTRWMPLAHQQQLLAFLKTENVDRNQLNWLAKLLYDAFGEQTPPAQLIEVSRDLAESGNQSLLQALALEQELTIAGDLSLLATTNGNADFEAVKQGLLFVFSEVMELLTLSVPGGVTGLNRTMLAATFGSLGYQAVTASHALLNGRSADFVQAVGDITELVISGRLQSVGAHLSARRTRALINALGRPRCVIQADGSTALQLSGTTAQRPVDVSPLTDAQLLQKMLQPDLPTLDTTVCARLLALSGVERQQLEAIWQGKVPPPWQITDVLQWYPSHDRDTSATQTPDPDGPLAVVLQRFAELSPAAATELLRQHPELNGITAQSVLEPQLIAAVLQTCEQSRALRALCALADSTGREWGNDSEALCCNLLTLQAGWPDSLGMRIRVGSRSHSYGLECADTFISLDRVGTTYISNGQAMPPLEARDSLINATWHSLDAPQREAMGYRIDDSSRLGEHIIEQALHYRSDLPQLLAEPSGLPLSSARLQPFRLQTDLSNVTADAHGIYALDGRRFVVIDNESYRVMHDRDASSPQQAIWRIVKPQDPIAANEQNIFVAGIGLNEAITDREGRWVAATLPGAGGMPSKGGRLEAMKRENLEKKNQTDQARRRKDQETQQQLNDVSHEMHGLVEVMQSLHPKLDHPDHETKTEARSALAATYYKLIRLITRKIELLQAGDPQRNRAGIIAAHVNRLQCLEKIILGLDLAFTEEVGVFVTDPYHGEHAHYRGQRNRILKHMEEKRPFLKKREAYIEELRTRYPGAEAEGEIATLYKTYPAKPWNLEVAAVLFRMELLSIGDPMDSSNPVAFKPEAVLQMIQFHETSVAYDDLVWVPTHHQMTVLDHLQRQLESVRTAFEQMRGEFSSPREGKHLEDTVKGLVAIEQDCQVRLEALYQQSTDNASLAKELDDIDLGFLPAQPGPSHAPATRRKLIKVKQRGIDSIKLGQERVTDNGETFVDIIGSIDGTGTAIQTYEKPQGGGWKGTKPPPAPPRSPPTLPTLMESAQAQLGEVTRDQAKATRDAQAKLNPTNIVEYLETKAEQLDNTAREIEAATIDQASTESRSLIEQLKDASVRLKKTGEQTLIEMYKAPEKLDISRLLYLIKMKQVSVVKLLDRGEHGKGTARHFLDIYLIKDAQGERRDLWHAHFHYPARDTPSEQFSLKGGHLKTLKQSGLGRTTQARDEQQGRAHSPIWRAAFDSRSARKLFALVSQT; this is translated from the coding sequence ATGAATACCTCCGTTTCAACCAGCCCGACGCAACCTGACACGCCTCAAGAAATGCTGATTTCCAGCGATACCTGGTCGGACTATCAGGCGCTGGGCTTTATCAAGCAACAATTGACCGAGCTGTTGGCCGACCTGGAGCCCGCCCAACAGCAACGCTACCTCGCACTCGCGCGTGAAGGCCCAAGACGTCAAAAGATATTGAGCGATACGCTTGCGCAGTTCCGACGCAACTTTGAAAGTCAGCTCCTGCAGGACCTGACCAACGCACTGCGCAATAAAGCGAACAAGACCATAGACCCTCGTCTCACCTACCTGCATACGCGGACGCTGACTCAACAGCGCAGGAGTAAACGCGCAGCGAGTGGCGAGCAAATCGAAAGCATTCGGTCGCAGACGTTATGGGATGCAGCTGTGCAAAACTTTGCCTTCAACATCGCCCATGGCACCGGCTCGGGGCTGGATTTCACCCGCGCCAGCTATATCAACTCGGACCCGGACGGGCGAAGAAATACCGCCGAGGTTCTGGCCGTCGAGGACTTTGTGGCCGTCGTGCGCGAGCTGGATCCAGGCACACGCTTGCAAACGAAACTGCAAACCGAGCTGCCACGATTACTGAGCTCGGAGGTCACCGCGTATCAGCAGGCTCTGCTTGAATTTGCCCTGCTTGAGGCCTATCGCACCACATCCGAGACGGGAATCGACCAACAACAACTGGCAATGCTCGAACGCGCCGTCAACCTTCCTGGTGCTCTGCAATGGAAACTACACAGCCTCAAGTTGGGCCGCTCATTTGCCGACGCGCTAGTGCGCACCAGTGAAGCCATTACGCCGGTCAAGCTCTTTAGCGAGCACCTGCAGGCGCTGCGCCAGAAACTGTCGCGCCAGTCTCGCAGCACCGAGAGTGATTCACTGCCGTTGCCGTTCTTCGTCATTCAGCGCTCGGCCTGGGTATTCAGCTATTTTCCCGACCGACCGGGCGGTGCCTGGCGCCGGCATCTCTCGCATACCGAGGCCGTCGACTCATTTCGCGATCAGCTACGCGAGGCTGTTCAAACCCGCGACATGGCCTGGCTGACACGCTGGATGCCATTGGCACACCAGCAGCAACTGCTGGCGTTCCTCAAGACCGAAAACGTTGACCGCAACCAACTCAACTGGCTGGCGAAGCTCCTCTACGATGCCTTTGGCGAGCAAACGCCCCCCGCCCAACTGATCGAGGTGAGCCGCGACTTGGCCGAATCCGGCAACCAATCCTTATTGCAGGCGCTGGCACTTGAGCAGGAATTGACCATTGCCGGCGACCTCTCTTTGCTGGCAACTACCAATGGCAATGCAGATTTCGAGGCCGTCAAACAAGGGCTGCTGTTTGTGTTCAGCGAGGTGATGGAGCTGTTGACCCTATCCGTTCCTGGAGGCGTGACCGGGCTGAATCGAACCATGCTGGCCGCCACCTTCGGCTCGTTGGGCTATCAGGCCGTTACCGCCAGCCATGCCTTGCTCAACGGGCGGTCAGCAGATTTCGTCCAGGCCGTCGGCGACATTACCGAGCTGGTCATCAGTGGTCGCCTGCAAAGTGTAGGTGCCCACTTATCGGCGCGGCGCACGCGCGCGCTGATCAACGCGCTGGGACGGCCGCGCTGCGTGATTCAGGCCGATGGTTCCACAGCGCTGCAGCTGTCGGGTACGACTGCGCAGCGCCCTGTCGATGTCAGCCCCCTGACGGATGCGCAACTGCTGCAAAAGATGCTGCAGCCCGACCTGCCCACACTGGATACAACCGTCTGCGCCCGCCTGCTGGCCTTGAGTGGTGTGGAGCGCCAGCAACTCGAAGCCATTTGGCAAGGCAAGGTCCCGCCACCCTGGCAAATCACCGATGTATTGCAATGGTATCCATCCCATGACAGGGACACTTCTGCGACACAGACACCTGATCCTGACGGCCCCCTGGCCGTAGTATTGCAACGCTTTGCTGAGTTGTCCCCGGCTGCCGCTACCGAGCTGCTGCGCCAGCACCCCGAACTCAACGGGATCACTGCGCAGAGTGTATTGGAACCCCAGTTGATTGCCGCCGTGCTCCAGACCTGCGAGCAGAGCCGAGCACTTCGAGCACTGTGCGCCCTGGCCGATTCAACCGGCCGCGAATGGGGAAATGACAGCGAGGCACTGTGCTGCAACCTGCTGACACTGCAGGCCGGATGGCCCGATTCACTCGGAATGAGAATTCGGGTCGGTTCGCGCTCACACAGCTATGGGCTGGAGTGCGCCGACACGTTCATCTCACTGGACAGAGTCGGCACCACATACATCTCGAACGGTCAGGCCATGCCGCCACTGGAGGCCAGGGACAGCCTGATCAACGCGACCTGGCACAGCCTCGATGCACCACAACGAGAAGCCATGGGCTACCGCATCGACGATTCTTCGCGGTTGGGTGAGCACATCATCGAGCAGGCGCTGCACTATCGCAGCGATCTGCCGCAGCTACTCGCCGAGCCCAGCGGGTTGCCGTTATCGAGTGCACGCCTGCAACCGTTCCGCCTCCAGACAGACCTGAGCAACGTTACGGCCGACGCTCACGGTATTTACGCCCTGGACGGACGGAGATTCGTCGTTATCGACAATGAAAGTTATCGGGTCATGCACGACCGCGATGCTTCCAGCCCTCAGCAAGCCATCTGGCGGATCGTGAAGCCGCAAGACCCGATCGCCGCCAACGAACAGAACATCTTCGTTGCCGGTATCGGCCTGAACGAAGCCATCACTGACCGCGAAGGCCGGTGGGTAGCGGCCACGTTACCCGGCGCTGGCGGCATGCCGAGCAAGGGAGGTCGACTGGAAGCGATGAAGCGAGAAAATCTGGAGAAAAAGAATCAGACCGATCAAGCGCGACGGAGAAAAGATCAGGAGACGCAACAACAACTGAACGACGTCAGCCATGAAATGCACGGGCTTGTTGAAGTGATGCAATCACTCCATCCGAAACTTGACCATCCGGACCACGAGACAAAAACCGAGGCCCGCAGCGCGCTGGCCGCAACCTATTACAAGCTCATTCGGCTGATTACCCGCAAAATCGAGTTACTCCAGGCCGGTGACCCACAACGCAACAGAGCTGGAATCATCGCGGCACACGTTAACAGGCTCCAGTGCCTGGAGAAGATCATCCTGGGCCTGGACCTGGCGTTTACCGAGGAGGTTGGCGTTTTCGTTACCGACCCGTATCACGGTGAACATGCCCATTACCGTGGACAGCGCAATCGAATACTGAAACACATGGAGGAAAAACGGCCGTTCCTGAAAAAGCGCGAGGCTTACATTGAAGAACTGCGCACCCGGTACCCAGGCGCTGAAGCCGAAGGCGAGATAGCGACACTGTACAAAACCTATCCGGCCAAACCGTGGAACCTGGAGGTGGCAGCAGTGTTGTTCCGAATGGAGCTGCTGTCGATTGGCGACCCGATGGATTCAAGCAATCCTGTGGCCTTCAAGCCCGAAGCCGTCCTCCAGATGATTCAATTCCACGAAACCTCGGTCGCCTATGATGACCTCGTCTGGGTGCCCACGCACCATCAAATGACGGTGCTTGATCACCTGCAAAGGCAGCTGGAGTCGGTCCGGACCGCGTTTGAGCAGATGCGGGGCGAATTCTCCAGCCCGCGCGAAGGCAAGCATCTGGAAGATACCGTCAAAGGCCTTGTGGCCATCGAGCAGGATTGCCAGGTTCGCCTTGAAGCGTTGTATCAGCAATCAACCGACAACGCCTCACTCGCCAAAGAACTCGACGACATCGACCTGGGCTTTCTCCCGGCCCAACCTGGCCCCAGCCATGCGCCTGCTACGCGCAGGAAACTGATCAAGGTCAAACAGAGGGGAATCGACTCGATCAAGCTCGGGCAAGAGCGAGTCACCGACAATGGCGAGACGTTCGTCGACATCATTGGTTCGATCGACGGCACGGGAACGGCCATCCAGACCTATGAAAAGCCACAGGGTGGCGGGTGGAAAGGGACCAAGCCGCCTCCAGCCCCGCCCCGCTCTCCCCCCACGCTGCCCACGCTGATGGAAAGTGCGCAAGCTCAGCTGGGCGAGGTCACTCGCGACCAAGCGAAAGCCACGCGCGACGCCCAGGCGAAACTTAACCCGACCAACATCGTGGAATACCTGGAGACCAAGGCCGAACAACTCGATAACACGGCCCGGGAAATCGAGGCGGCGACCATAGATCAAGCCTCTACGGAATCCCGATCACTGATCGAACAACTCAAGGACGCCAGCGTGCGCCTGAAAAAGACAGGGGAACAGACCCTGATCGAGATGTACAAGGCCCCCGAAAAGCTCGATATCAGCCGCTTGCTCTATCTGATCAAGATGAAGCAAGTCAGCGTCGTGAAGCTATTGGACAGAGGTGAACACGGCAAAGGCACGGCCAGGCATTTTCTCGACATTTACCTGATCAAGGATGCACAAGGTGAAAGGCGGGATCTTTGGCATGCGCACTTCCACTACCCCGCACGCGACACGCCGAGCGAGCAGTTTTCGCTCAAGGGTGGGCACCTGAAAACGCTCAAGCAGAGTGGGCTGGGCCGTACGACTCAGGCACGCGATGAACAGCAGGGCCGCGCGCACTCGCCGATCTGGCGAGCCGCGTTCGATAGCCGATCAGCCCGGAAGTTGTTTGCGCTGGTGTCGCAAACCTGA
- a CDS encoding YgiQ family radical SAM protein: MQAAKPLFDYPKYWAECFGPAPFLPMSREEMDQLGWDSCDIIIVTGDAYVDHPSFGMAIIGRLLEAQGFRVGIIAQPNWQSKDDFMKLGEPNLFFGVAAGNMDSMINRYTADKKIRSDDAYTPGGLAGKRPDRASLVYSQRCKEAYKHVPIVLGGIEASLRRIAHYDYWQDRVRNSILIDACADILLYGNAERAIVEVAQRLSYGHKIEDITDVRGTAFIRRDTPKDWYEVDSTRIDRPGKVDKIINPYVNTQDTQACAIEQEKGATYSGTGEDPNEAKVVQILASPRMTRDKTVIRLPSMEKVRNDPVLYAHANRVLHLETNPGNARALVQKHGEVDVWFNPPPIPMTTEEMDYVFGMPYARIPHPAYGKEKIPAYDMIRFSVNIMRGCFGGCTFCSITEHEGRIIQNRSHDSIIREIEEIRDKVPGFTGVISDLGGPTANMYRIACKSPEIESACRKPSCVFPGICPNLNTDHSSLIQLYRSARALPGVKKILIASGLRYDLAVESPEYVKELVTHHVGGYLKIAPEHTEEGPLNQMMKPGIGSYDKFKRMFEKYSKEAGKEQYLIPYFIAAHPGTTDEDMMNLALWLKGNGFRADQVQAFYPSPMATATAMYHSGKNPLRKVTYKSDAVTIVKSEAQRRLHKAFLRYHDPKGWPMLREALERMGRADLIGPGKHQLIPLHQPATDSYQSARRKNSTPAGSHKVAKEQKILTQHTGLPPRASDGGNPWDKREQAKAAAFARNQEAAKARKEAAKGGGKKKPRQPVLPR, translated from the coding sequence ATGCAAGCAGCCAAGCCGTTATTTGACTATCCCAAGTACTGGGCCGAATGTTTTGGGCCAGCGCCATTCCTGCCGATGAGCAGGGAGGAGATGGATCAGCTCGGCTGGGATTCGTGCGACATCATCATCGTGACCGGTGATGCCTATGTTGACCATCCGTCGTTCGGCATGGCGATCATTGGCCGCCTGCTCGAAGCCCAGGGCTTTCGCGTCGGCATCATCGCACAGCCGAACTGGCAGTCCAAAGACGACTTCATGAAGCTCGGCGAGCCGAACCTGTTCTTCGGCGTCGCGGCCGGCAACATGGACTCGATGATCAACCGCTATACCGCCGACAAGAAAATTCGCTCCGACGACGCCTACACGCCGGGCGGCCTGGCCGGCAAGCGTCCGGACCGCGCCAGCCTGGTCTACAGCCAACGCTGCAAGGAAGCCTACAAGCACGTGCCGATCGTGCTCGGCGGCATCGAGGCGTCCTTGCGCCGTATCGCCCATTACGATTACTGGCAGGATCGCGTCCGTAACTCGATCCTGATCGACGCGTGTGCCGACATCCTGCTTTACGGCAACGCCGAGCGCGCGATCGTCGAGGTTGCCCAGCGTCTGTCCTACGGTCACAAGATCGAAGACATCACCGACGTGCGCGGCACCGCGTTCATTCGTCGGGATACGCCCAAGGACTGGTACGAAGTCGACTCCACGCGCATCGACCGTCCGGGCAAGGTCGACAAGATCATCAACCCGTACGTGAACACCCAGGACACCCAGGCCTGCGCCATCGAGCAGGAAAAGGGCGCGACTTATTCAGGTACGGGGGAAGATCCGAACGAAGCCAAGGTCGTGCAGATACTGGCGAGCCCTCGCATGACGCGCGACAAGACCGTGATCCGCCTGCCGTCCATGGAGAAGGTGCGTAACGATCCGGTGCTGTATGCCCACGCCAACCGCGTTCTGCACCTGGAAACCAACCCGGGCAACGCCCGTGCGCTGGTGCAGAAGCATGGTGAAGTGGACGTCTGGTTCAACCCGCCACCCATTCCGATGACCACTGAAGAAATGGACTACGTGTTCGGTATGCCCTATGCGCGCATTCCGCACCCGGCCTACGGCAAGGAGAAGATCCCGGCCTACGACATGATCCGTTTCTCGGTGAACATCATGCGCGGCTGCTTCGGTGGCTGCACCTTCTGCTCGATCACCGAGCACGAAGGCCGGATCATCCAGAACCGCTCGCATGACTCGATCATCCGCGAGATCGAAGAAATTCGTGACAAGGTCCCAGGCTTTACCGGCGTTATTTCCGACCTGGGTGGCCCGACCGCGAACATGTACCGCATCGCCTGCAAAAGCCCGGAGATCGAATCCGCGTGCCGCAAGCCTTCGTGCGTGTTCCCCGGTATCTGCCCGAACCTGAACACCGACCACTCGTCGCTGATCCAGCTGTATCGCAGCGCCCGTGCCCTGCCGGGTGTGAAGAAGATCCTGATCGCGTCCGGCCTGCGTTATGACCTCGCGGTCGAATCGCCGGAATACGTCAAGGAGCTGGTGACCCACCACGTCGGTGGCTACCTGAAGATCGCCCCGGAACACACCGAGGAAGGTCCGCTCAACCAGATGATGAAGCCGGGCATTGGCAGCTATGACAAGTTCAAGCGGATGTTCGAGAAATACTCCAAGGAAGCCGGGAAAGAGCAATACCTGATTCCGTACTTCATCGCCGCCCACCCGGGCACCACCGACGAAGACATGATGAACCTGGCCCTGTGGCTCAAGGGCAACGGCTTCCGCGCCGATCAGGTGCAGGCGTTCTACCCGTCGCCGATGGCCACCGCCACCGCCATGTACCATTCGGGCAAGAACCCGCTGCGCAAGGTCACCTACAAGAGCGACGCGGTCACCATCGTCAAGAGCGAGGCCCAGCGCCGCCTGCACAAGGCTTTCCTGCGCTACCACGACCCGAAGGGCTGGCCGATGCTGCGCGAGGCCCTGGAGCGTATGGGCCGCGCTGACCTGATCGGGCCAGGCAAGCACCAGTTGATCCCGCTGCATCAGCCGGCGACCGACAGCTACCAGAGCGCACGCCGCAAGAACTCGACGCCGGCGGGCAGCCACAAGGTGGCCAAGGAACAGAAGATCCTCACCCAGCACACCGGCCTGCCTCCGCGCGCCAGCGACGGCGGCAACCCGTGGGACAAGCGCGAGCAGGCCAAGGCCGCCGCGTTTGCCCGCAACCAGGAAGCGGCCAAGGCACGCAAGGAAGCGGCCAAGGGCGGTGGCAAGAAAAAGCCGCGTCAGCCTGTGCTACCTCGGTGA